In Bacteroidales bacterium, a single genomic region encodes these proteins:
- a CDS encoding MjaI family restriction endonuclease yields MEELEEEQPIYKYAKPFGKKEKVLNYTSNAYQLTRPSKVGAVMALIRECQPKTFKEWHEYYFENAYTKTKVPIKITKEILTELGERLYEKITEVVIPEWTEAFKQITKQDCYDYVYEVTIPRTYDGFLTEKSVINDFLANKFPEIKFEESDCDLDHSGDVDYLGKVGTKAFGIQIKPITGNSNFGNYKLTERMQANFDAFEEKYGGKVFVVFSSKIGNKKEIQNKEVLEEITQEIIRLKM; encoded by the coding sequence ATGGAAGAATTAGAAGAAGAACAACCAATTTATAAATATGCAAAACCTTTCGGTAAAAAGGAGAAAGTATTAAATTACACAAGTAACGCATATCAACTTACAAGACCAAGTAAAGTTGGTGCCGTAATGGCTCTTATTCGTGAGTGCCAACCAAAAACTTTTAAAGAATGGCATGAGTACTATTTTGAAAACGCATATACAAAAACTAAAGTTCCAATTAAAATTACCAAAGAAATTTTAACCGAATTGGGAGAACGCCTTTATGAGAAAATTACTGAAGTTGTAATACCGGAATGGACAGAAGCATTCAAACAGATTACAAAGCAAGACTGCTATGATTATGTTTATGAAGTTACAATTCCAAGAACCTATGATGGATTTTTAACTGAAAAGTCTGTCATTAATGATTTTCTCGCTAATAAATTTCCTGAAATAAAATTTGAAGAATCAGATTGTGACTTAGACCATTCAGGAGATGTAGATTATTTAGGTAAAGTTGGCACAAAAGCTTTTGGAATTCAAATTAAGCCAATAACAGGAAATTCAAATTTTGGCAATTACAAATTAACCGAAAGAATGCAAGCAAATTTTGATGCTTTTGAAGAAAAGTATGGAGGAAAAGTTTTTGTTGTTTTTTCATCAAAAATTGGAAACAAGAAGGAAATTCAGAATAAAGAAGTTTTAGAAGAAATAACACAAGAAATTATTCGGCTAAAAATGTGA
- a CDS encoding DUF2723 domain-containing protein: MKNYKLLNNTLGWVVFIVASVVYIMTSEPTASFWDCGEYISTAFKLEVGHPPGAPTFQLFGRFFSLFAFNDLTQVARMVNIMSALVSAFSILFLFWSITHIAKKIATIDGELTDGKMWAVLGSGLVGSLAYTFTDSFWFSAVEGEVYATSSFFTAIVFWCILKWEENANDRYSMKWIILIAYLVGLSIGVHLLNLLAIPAITYVIYFKKYKPSVKGFVFATGIGLLMLVMVMYVIIPHVVDLFAKTELLFVNTLGLPFNFGSLLFGLLIIALLATGILYTTKQNPKIKTYILILGSILALLVFAASSSFLSFLGRLIILGGIVAFFYYVRNNKPLINTIVLSVIFLLIGYSTFFILVIRSNAKTPLNENAPKNAIALLSYLNREQYGDWPLFYGQYYNAPLNNKEPYTDGNPVYSRDDAKGKYVISDDKKSSIPNYDDKFCTIFPRMWKEEKEDEYKEWAKVKGKTVSYTNNYGETESAKVPTFGENIYYFMRYQMGYMYWRYFMWNFAGRQNDLQGSGDPIDGNWISGINSIDKSRIGPVELLPENLENKGNARLYFLPLILGLIGLFYVFSKNYKDGIVVLIFFLMTGLAIVIYLNQGPSEPRERDYAYAGSFYAFAIWIGLGVLAIYDTITKYIKPNKIIALAVTLICLFAVPYVMAKAEWKFHDRSKRYTCLDFAANYLNSCAPNAILFTNGDNDTFPLWYVQEVEGIRTDVRVVNLSLLNTDWYIDQIKRKAYDSDPAPISMTWDQYKQGTRDVVYFVRDTTICNPGKYYELKDLLDVVLSDDPNTKKTLQSGKSIAFFPTNKFKLTIDKDAVIKSGTVSKEQTDSIVDKIEWEVKGVGVQKNNLAVLDIIAHNNWKRPIYFSITTGNDAYINLEKYFQLEGLAYRLVPLKVKTANGQTGEINSTVMYNNIMNKFKWGNMNNPEVYLDETNLRMTMNFRNNFARLAEVLVNEGKKDSAIKVLDRCMEVMPETTVPYNYFILPVAEAYYKAGANEKANKIISRLTELYAQNLEYYSAFKSGLAKTVTGKLEQSLAVMNRISYVTKNHGQDSLSKKAKDYFDKYYASYTSSPANTKVPAK; the protein is encoded by the coding sequence ATGAAAAATTATAAATTATTAAACAATACACTTGGATGGGTTGTTTTTATTGTTGCATCCGTTGTGTATATCATGACCTCGGAGCCCACTGCCAGTTTCTGGGATTGCGGTGAATACATATCCACAGCTTTTAAATTAGAAGTAGGTCATCCGCCGGGTGCTCCAACTTTTCAACTCTTTGGTCGTTTTTTCTCATTATTTGCTTTCAATGATTTAACACAAGTTGCACGTATGGTCAATATCATGTCGGCTCTTGTAAGTGCATTTTCTATTCTTTTCCTGTTCTGGTCGATTACACATATTGCAAAAAAAATAGCGACCATCGATGGTGAACTTACTGATGGGAAAATGTGGGCAGTATTAGGAAGTGGCCTTGTTGGTTCGTTAGCTTATACTTTTACTGATTCATTTTGGTTTTCGGCTGTTGAAGGCGAAGTTTATGCTACTTCTTCATTTTTTACTGCCATAGTTTTTTGGTGCATATTAAAATGGGAAGAAAATGCCAATGACAGGTATTCCATGAAATGGATTATACTTATTGCATACCTGGTTGGATTATCAATAGGCGTGCATCTTCTGAACCTTCTTGCTATACCTGCAATTACCTACGTTATCTATTTTAAAAAATACAAACCTTCTGTTAAAGGGTTCGTTTTTGCTACAGGCATAGGTTTGTTAATGCTTGTAATGGTAATGTATGTTATTATTCCCCATGTGGTTGATTTATTTGCAAAAACCGAATTACTTTTTGTGAATACTTTAGGACTTCCTTTTAATTTTGGTTCTCTTTTATTTGGGTTGTTAATCATTGCATTACTTGCCACCGGAATTCTTTATACTACTAAGCAAAATCCGAAAATAAAAACCTACATACTTATATTAGGCTCTATACTCGCTTTGCTTGTATTTGCTGCAAGTTCATCTTTTTTAAGTTTCCTGGGTCGTTTAATTATTCTGGGAGGAATTGTTGCATTCTTCTATTATGTAAGGAATAATAAACCGCTTATCAATACCATTGTTTTAAGTGTTATTTTTTTACTGATAGGTTATTCTACATTTTTCATTTTGGTAATACGTTCAAATGCCAAAACCCCTTTAAACGAAAATGCTCCTAAGAATGCTATTGCATTACTTTCATATTTGAATCGTGAACAATATGGCGACTGGCCTTTATTCTATGGGCAATATTATAATGCACCGTTAAATAATAAGGAACCGTATACCGATGGAAACCCTGTTTATTCAAGGGATGATGCAAAAGGAAAATATGTCATATCTGATGATAAAAAAAGTTCCATTCCGAATTATGATGATAAGTTCTGTACTATTTTCCCACGCATGTGGAAAGAGGAAAAAGAAGATGAATATAAAGAATGGGCAAAAGTGAAAGGAAAAACGGTTTCATATACAAATAACTATGGGGAAACCGAAAGCGCTAAAGTTCCAACATTCGGAGAAAATATTTATTATTTCATGAGGTATCAAATGGGATACATGTACTGGCGGTATTTTATGTGGAATTTTGCAGGAAGGCAAAATGATTTACAGGGATCCGGCGACCCAATTGATGGGAATTGGATAAGCGGAATAAACAGTATTGATAAATCACGAATAGGGCCTGTTGAACTTCTTCCTGAAAATCTTGAAAACAAAGGGAATGCACGTCTTTATTTTCTTCCTTTGATATTAGGACTTATAGGATTGTTCTATGTATTTTCTAAAAATTACAAAGATGGAATTGTAGTTTTAATATTCTTCTTAATGACCGGTTTGGCTATTGTTATTTATCTGAATCAGGGTCCAAGCGAGCCCAGGGAAAGGGATTATGCATATGCCGGTTCATTCTATGCTTTTGCAATTTGGATTGGACTGGGAGTATTGGCAATATACGATACCATTACAAAATATATTAAACCCAATAAAATAATTGCTTTGGCTGTTACCCTTATTTGTTTGTTTGCTGTTCCTTATGTAATGGCAAAAGCAGAATGGAAATTCCATGATCGCTCAAAACGATATACCTGTCTTGACTTTGCGGCAAACTATTTAAATTCATGCGCACCCAATGCTATATTATTTACCAATGGCGATAATGACACTTTCCCTTTGTGGTATGTTCAGGAAGTGGAAGGTATACGTACCGATGTTCGTGTTGTTAATTTAAGTCTTCTGAATACCGACTGGTATATCGATCAGATAAAACGTAAAGCCTATGATTCGGATCCTGCACCTATCTCTATGACCTGGGATCAGTATAAGCAGGGGACACGAGATGTTGTTTACTTTGTTCGCGATACTACTATTTGCAACCCGGGAAAATATTATGAACTGAAAGACCTGCTTGATGTTGTTCTTAGTGATGATCCTAATACAAAGAAAACATTGCAGTCAGGAAAATCAATTGCTTTTTTCCCGACAAATAAATTCAAGCTAACTATTGATAAAGATGCTGTAATAAAAAGCGGTACTGTTTCCAAAGAGCAGACCGATTCTATAGTTGATAAAATAGAATGGGAAGTAAAAGGTGTAGGCGTGCAAAAAAATAATTTGGCGGTACTTGATATTATTGCACATAATAACTGGAAACGCCCGATATATTTTTCTATAACTACAGGAAACGATGCGTACATTAACCTCGAAAAATATTTCCAGCTCGAAGGACTTGCTTATCGGTTAGTTCCTTTGAAAGTAAAAACAGCTAACGGGCAAACCGGAGAAATTAATTCTACGGTTATGTATAATAATATCATGAATAAATTTAAATGGGGAAATATGAATAACCCTGAAGTTTATCTTGATGAAACCAATTTAAGAATGACAATGAATTTCAGAAATAATTTTGCCCGTTTAGCGGAAGTATTAGTGAATGAAGGGAAAAAAGATTCTGCAATTAAAGTTCTGGATAGATGTATGGAAGTTATGCCCGAAACTACAGTACCTTATAATTATTTTATTCTTCCTGTTGCTGAAGCTTATTATAAAGCAGGAGCTAATGAAAAAGCGAATAAAATAATTTCACGGCTTACTGAACTGTACGCTCAGAATCTTGAATATTACTCGGCTTTTAAATCCGGTTTGGCAAAAACGGTTACAGGTAAACTTGAACAATCTCTTGCTGTGATGAATCGCATTTCATATGTTACTAAAAATCACGGACAGGATAGTTTATCGAAAAAAGCTAAAGACTATTTCGATAAATATTATGCAAGTTATACAAGCTCTCCGGCAAATACTAAAGTTCCGGCGAAATAA
- a CDS encoding OmpA family protein, which produces MKISKMKPVLYVAVCSAFLFSCVPARQLEEMKKKKEACEKENTNYKTENEALTTKTTELGAAVEILKKRISGLELDSTVRGTSLKTMTTNYDQLNKTYQELMANLKELNEGKTTETQKILKELQSAKDSLISKEDALKKLAASLEAKEKNLNTLSKELETSKTDLEKSQSELDAKSAKLAELQSILNKKDSTVKALKNKVLDALTGYEGKGLTITQKNGKVYVSLEESLLFASGSFTVDAKGVDAIKKLSKVLETNTDINVLIEGHTDNVPYNGTGALKDNWDLSVMRATAIVKIITANSSVEPKRLTAAGRSQYDPITPNSTKEEKAKNRRIEIILTPKLDELFQIIESN; this is translated from the coding sequence ATGAAAATATCAAAAATGAAACCTGTTCTTTACGTTGCTGTTTGCAGTGCTTTTCTTTTTTCCTGTGTCCCTGCACGTCAGTTGGAAGAAATGAAAAAAAAGAAAGAAGCTTGCGAAAAGGAAAACACAAATTATAAAACTGAAAACGAAGCGCTAACAACAAAAACAACAGAATTGGGAGCTGCAGTTGAAATTCTTAAAAAAAGGATTTCAGGTCTTGAGCTGGATTCAACTGTTCGCGGAACTTCTCTAAAAACAATGACCACCAACTATGACCAGTTGAATAAAACCTACCAGGAACTTATGGCAAACTTAAAAGAGTTGAATGAAGGAAAAACTACTGAAACACAAAAAATCCTGAAAGAACTTCAGTCAGCAAAAGACAGCTTGATTTCAAAAGAAGATGCTTTGAAAAAGCTTGCTGCAAGCCTTGAAGCAAAAGAAAAAAATCTCAACACACTAAGTAAAGAACTCGAAACATCAAAAACCGATTTGGAAAAATCACAATCGGAGCTTGATGCCAAATCAGCTAAACTTGCTGAACTGCAAAGCATATTAAACAAAAAAGATTCTACGGTAAAAGCTTTGAAAAATAAAGTTCTTGACGCACTTACCGGTTACGAAGGAAAAGGATTGACCATTACCCAGAAAAACGGAAAAGTTTATGTTTCGCTTGAAGAAAGTTTGTTGTTTGCTTCGGGCAGTTTCACTGTTGATGCAAAAGGAGTGGATGCTATTAAAAAACTTTCAAAGGTTCTTGAAACCAATACCGATATCAATGTATTGATAGAAGGGCATACCGATAATGTTCCTTACAACGGGACAGGTGCATTAAAAGACAATTGGGATTTGAGCGTAATGCGTGCAACAGCTATTGTAAAAATCATTACCGCTAACAGCAGTGTTGAACCAAAACGCCTTACGGCAGCAGGACGTAGTCAATACGACCCCATCACTCCCAATTCTACAAAAGAAGAAAAAGCTAAAAACCGTCGTATCGAAATTATCCTGACTCCCAAACTCGACGAGCTTTTCCAGATTATAGAAAGCAATTAA
- a CDS encoding polysaccharide deacetylase family protein gives MFLVSTPWLVRKCLNKDLCWGVDTKQNEIYLTFDDGPNPQTTNFILESLDKYNAKATFFCLGKNIELHPVLYDSIIKNGNTVGNHTYSHLNGWKTHSQNYISDIEKADAIIKSPLFRPPYGRIKPSQIYRLKKKYKIIMWSVLSGDFDYNLSSEKCFQNSVRFIKPGSIVVFHDSIKASEKVKFVLPEFLKIMSDTGFSFETL, from the coding sequence ATGTTCCTTGTATCTACACCCTGGCTGGTTCGCAAATGCTTGAATAAAGATTTGTGCTGGGGTGTAGATACAAAACAAAATGAAATATATCTTACTTTCGACGACGGACCAAATCCTCAAACAACAAATTTTATTTTAGAATCACTCGATAAGTATAACGCTAAGGCAACATTTTTTTGTCTCGGAAAAAATATCGAATTGCATCCAGTGCTGTACGATTCTATAATTAAAAATGGGAATACCGTTGGCAATCATACCTACTCGCATTTGAACGGATGGAAAACACATTCACAAAATTATATTTCCGACATTGAAAAAGCTGATGCAATAATTAAATCGCCTTTGTTCCGTCCGCCTTACGGAAGAATAAAACCTTCGCAGATATATCGCCTGAAGAAAAAATATAAAATAATAATGTGGAGTGTTTTATCGGGAGATTTCGATTATAACCTTTCGTCCGAAAAATGTTTTCAAAATTCGGTACGCTTTATTAAACCCGGTTCTATTGTGGTTTTCCACGATTCCATAAAAGCTTCCGAGAAAGTAAAATTTGTATTACCCGAATTTCTGAAAATTATGAGTGATACAGGATTTTCATTTGAAACACTTTAA
- a CDS encoding serine hydrolase produces MKTLKIISAIILIIAISSCKKENIVSSTDCDCNYADSSSSHPKNATFRAVIDKYVQMGLPGISVLVEDSNGVWVGAGGYADIENNIKFTPCHISKAASITKFLVATLFFKLQEEGKINIDDPVSNYIDASILKKIKNADGITIRQLMNHTTGIFDVITSSDFYLAVLNNPNKDWTQEELLKYVYGVNPYELNNPYPAHYSSTNTLLLSMCIENATGEKHDKLLREKVLEPLGMTSTYYQGREEIPSTAAQGYFDLHNNGKINNVSNLITGSGNGYGGIFSNVFDLHKFIKAVLIDKTILSQASLDQMLNFTQEDTDFYTGYGIIKKFTLKQNYGIGHTGRDLGYNADLFYFPERNITMVFFVNYGTNGESALKQVFFDFESELVDKILE; encoded by the coding sequence ATGAAAACACTCAAAATAATTTCAGCGATAATATTAATCATAGCAATTTCATCTTGTAAAAAAGAAAATATTGTTTCATCAACGGATTGCGATTGCAATTATGCAGACAGCAGCTCATCGCATCCTAAAAATGCGACGTTCAGGGCAGTAATTGATAAATACGTTCAAATGGGATTGCCTGGAATATCAGTTCTTGTAGAAGATTCAAATGGTGTTTGGGTTGGAGCAGGTGGTTATGCCGATATTGAAAATAATATAAAATTTACACCCTGTCATATTTCAAAAGCAGCCAGCATCACAAAGTTTCTTGTTGCAACATTATTTTTTAAATTGCAGGAAGAAGGAAAAATAAATATTGATGACCCCGTTTCAAATTATATTGATGCAAGTATATTAAAGAAAATAAAAAATGCAGATGGCATAACGATACGTCAATTAATGAATCATACAACAGGAATTTTTGATGTTATCACTTCCTCCGATTTTTATCTTGCCGTTTTGAATAATCCAAACAAAGATTGGACACAAGAAGAATTATTGAAATATGTGTATGGCGTTAATCCTTATGAATTGAATAATCCTTATCCTGCACACTACTCAAGCACTAACACATTATTGCTCTCAATGTGTATTGAAAATGCAACCGGTGAAAAACATGATAAACTTTTACGCGAAAAAGTTCTTGAACCTTTAGGCATGACAAGTACATACTATCAGGGAAGAGAAGAAATTCCATCAACCGCAGCACAGGGATATTTTGATTTGCATAACAACGGAAAAATAAATAACGTATCGAATCTGATAACCGGTAGTGGTAATGGTTATGGCGGAATTTTTTCAAATGTTTTCGATTTGCATAAATTTATCAAAGCCGTTCTTATTGATAAAACCATTTTAAGCCAGGCGTCGCTTGATCAAATGCTTAATTTTACACAGGAAGACACCGATTTTTATACTGGTTACGGTATAATTAAAAAATTTACTTTAAAACAAAATTATGGTATAGGGCACACTGGTCGCGACCTTGGCTATAATGCCGACCTTTTTTATTTTCCCGAAAGAAACATCACAATGGTATTTTTTGTGAATTACGGAACTAACGGTGAAAGCGCATTAAAACAGGTTTTCTTCGATTTTGAAAGCGAACTGGTGGATAAAATTTTAGAGTAA
- a CDS encoding exodeoxyribonuclease III, with product MKIITYNVNGLRAAIGKGLISWLKTVNPDIVCFQETKAQPDQIPIFEFEEAGYQSFWHSAQKKGYSGVGILTKKKPDHVFYGMGIEKYDNEGRFLRVDYGDISVVSVYHPSGSSGDERQDFKMIWLEDFLNYINELKKIRPNLILCGDYNICHKPIDIHDPIRNATSSGFLPEEREWLSRFIDSGFIDSFRYFNSEPKQYTWWSFRANARAKNLGWRIDYNMVSKPLENKLKRSVILPDAKHSDHCPVLLEIDF from the coding sequence ATGAAAATAATCACCTACAATGTAAATGGTTTGCGTGCTGCAATTGGCAAGGGTTTGATAAGCTGGCTTAAAACTGTAAATCCCGATATTGTTTGTTTCCAGGAAACCAAAGCACAGCCCGATCAAATTCCTATTTTTGAATTTGAAGAAGCCGGTTATCAAAGCTTCTGGCATTCGGCACAGAAAAAGGGTTACAGCGGTGTTGGTATTCTTACAAAGAAAAAACCCGATCATGTTTTTTACGGAATGGGAATTGAAAAATATGATAACGAAGGGCGTTTCCTTCGTGTTGATTATGGCGATATTTCTGTTGTTAGTGTTTATCATCCTTCGGGTTCAAGTGGCGATGAACGCCAGGATTTTAAAATGATCTGGCTTGAAGATTTTTTGAATTACATAAATGAATTAAAAAAAATCCGTCCCAATTTAATTCTTTGTGGCGATTATAATATTTGTCATAAACCCATTGATATCCACGACCCGATTCGGAATGCAACATCATCAGGATTCTTACCTGAAGAACGCGAATGGCTGTCGCGCTTTATCGACAGTGGTTTCATTGACTCGTTCCGTTATTTCAACAGCGAACCAAAACAATATACATGGTGGAGTTTCAGGGCAAATGCACGCGCCAAAAATCTTGGCTGGCGTATCGATTACAATATGGTAAGCAAACCGCTGGAAAATAAATTAAAGCGTTCGGTAATTTTACCCGATGCAAAACATTCCGACCATTGTCCGGTTTTACTTGAAATCGATTTTTAA